From one Dermacentor andersoni chromosome 1, qqDerAnde1_hic_scaffold, whole genome shotgun sequence genomic stretch:
- the LOC140215460 gene encoding tigger transposable element-derived protein 6-like translates to MLPSKTLEMKGQRCHGGKHSEKRVTVLLCANADGSDKRPPLVIGKSARPHCFKGNRSLPVKYVANSRSWMTRAIFSEWVASFDCDMRRQGRRVRLLLDNCSAHHILDVELTNVELKYFPPNCTSIIQPLDQGVIRSLKCAYRQRVMQRLLLNVETGRDTKLGLYMALQMMAAAWAATGRPVISNCFTHAGFKLRDPDTDSAEDAADCNGAVHPPADVIASWAALQGAGSVPSSVELDDFIDTDINVIAREELSDEDIIKSVRDDGGQSDDDEVPDLHPPATSRVLDAFDVIRNSVAVHDDDVAMQLLAECENRVMMLLGKKGKQSTLFDFWK, encoded by the coding sequence ATGCTGCCGTCAAAAACCCTCGAAATGAAAGGTCAGCGTTGCCACGGTGGGAAACACAGTGAGAAGCGCGTGACCGTGCTGCTGTGCGCCAACGCGGACGGATCCGACAAGCGCCCACCGCTAGTCATTGGGAAGAGTGCAAGGCCTCATTGCTTTAAAGGTAATAGGAGCCTTCCCGTAAAATATGTCGCCAACAGCCGCTCCTGGATGACACGGGCCATTTTCTCCGAGTGGGTCGCGTCATTTGACTGCGACATGAGGAGGCAGGGCCGGCGGGTGCGCTTATTGCTGGACAATTGCTCCGCCCATCATATTCTGGATGTGGAGCTCACAAATGTGGAGCTGAAGTACTTTCCGCCGAACTGCACTTCAATCATACAGCCACTTGACCAAGGTGTCATTAGAAGTCTGAAGTGCGCCTACCGCCAGCGAGTGATGCAGCGTCTCCTATTGAACGTGGAGACCGGTCGCGACACGAAGTTAGGCCTGTACATGGCGCTGCAGATGATGGCTGCTGCGTGGGCTGCAACTGGACGGCCAGTTATCTCGAACTGTTTCACGCACGCTGGCTTCAAGCTCAGAGATCCAGACACCGACTCCGCTGAGGATGCTGCTGACTGCAACGGAGCAGTGCATCCGCCAGCAGACGTAATTGCGTCCTGGGCGGCCCTTCAAGGTGCCGGAAGTGTGCCATCCAGTGTCGAGCTGGACGACTTCATCGACACTGACATCAATGTGATCGCCCGGGAGGAATTGAGCGATGAGGACATCATAAAAAGTGTCCGCGACGACGGGGGGCAGTCGGATGACGACGAAGTGCCAGACCTGCACCCACCGGCCACATCTCGCGTACTGGATGCGTTCGATGTCATCAGAAACAGCGTAGCTGTGCATGATGACGACGTCGCGATGCAGCTACTCGCCGAATGCGAAAATCGCGTCATGATGCTCCTAGGAAAAAAAGGGAAGCAGTCGACACTGTTTGACTTCtggaaataa